In a genomic window of Deferrivibrio essentukiensis:
- the xseB gene encoding exodeoxyribonuclease VII small subunit: MKDNNKFEAKLKRLEEIAEKLERQDIGIEESLSLFQEGMKLGKECKKILEEVELKVQKVVNEIDDEIKTEPFDE, translated from the coding sequence AAGCAAAGTTAAAAAGGTTAGAAGAAATAGCGGAAAAACTTGAGCGTCAGGACATCGGTATTGAAGAATCTTTAAGCCTCTTTCAAGAAGGGATGAAATTGGGAAAGGAATGTAAAAAAATCTTAGAGGAAGTCGAGCTGAAAGTCCAAAAAGTCGTTAATGAAATTGATGATGAAATAAAAACGGAGCCCTTTGATGAGTGA